From Streptomyces durmitorensis, a single genomic window includes:
- a CDS encoding DUF3732 domain-containing protein: MPNSSVDREAVLRLFELMRDVVTDLRGGFQIIVSDHANLPGEWFQNCVRYKRRDGEALIPQVWIDEHGGSSD; encoded by the coding sequence ATCCCGAACTCCTCAGTCGACCGAGAAGCGGTACTGCGCCTGTTCGAGCTGATGCGGGACGTCGTCACCGACCTGCGAGGCGGCTTCCAGATCATCGTCAGTGACCACGCCAACCTCCCCGGGGAGTGGTTCCAGAACTGCGTCCGCTACAAGCGGCGCGACGGCGAGGCCCTCATTCCCCAAGTCTGGATCGACGAACACGGCGGCAGCAGCGACTGA
- a CDS encoding TetR/AcrR family transcriptional regulator, which yields MSAEEKPIASVWTRPQPRQREQLTREQIVAAAIELLDAEGIEALSMRKLGTRLKAAATSLYRHVANKDELIQLAVDDVFGELHMPVSAERGQWRADVTCIATELRAMSLRHRWLAAELGQVGLVHIGPNAMRMAAGLLAQFEVAGFPADERDRAMGTLTAYVIGIAASEAAYLSLIARSGRTEQEWVAGLRPAFDDASHQYQRLREGSSAQQDLPPQQIRDDDFAYGLERVLDGLNSRIGT from the coding sequence ATGTCAGCCGAAGAGAAGCCGATCGCATCGGTGTGGACCCGTCCGCAGCCCCGGCAACGGGAGCAGCTGACCCGCGAGCAGATCGTCGCCGCAGCGATTGAGTTGCTGGACGCGGAGGGCATCGAGGCGCTCAGCATGCGTAAGCTCGGCACCCGCTTGAAGGCCGCGGCTACCTCGCTCTACCGACACGTGGCCAACAAGGACGAGCTGATCCAGTTGGCCGTGGACGACGTCTTCGGAGAGCTGCACATGCCGGTAAGTGCCGAACGTGGCCAGTGGCGTGCGGACGTCACTTGCATCGCCACGGAACTTCGTGCGATGAGTCTGCGACACCGCTGGCTCGCGGCCGAGCTCGGCCAGGTCGGTCTCGTCCATATCGGCCCCAACGCCATGCGGATGGCGGCGGGCCTGCTCGCGCAGTTCGAAGTGGCGGGCTTCCCGGCGGACGAGAGGGACCGGGCGATGGGGACGCTTACGGCATACGTCATCGGTATCGCCGCCTCCGAGGCCGCGTACCTTTCGTTGATCGCCCGCAGCGGCAGGACCGAACAGGAGTGGGTGGCGGGCCTGCGGCCTGCCTTCGACGACGCCTCGCACCAATACCAGCGGCTACGAGAGGGAAGCTCTGCCCAGCAGGACCTGCCCCCGCAGCAGATCCGCGACGACGACTTCGCTTACGGGCTTGAACGGGTCCTCGACGGCCTGAATTCTCGGATCGGCACCTGA
- a CDS encoding SgcJ/EcaC family oxidoreductase, with protein MPTTDDRNAVTTVIASLIDAWRRHDADAYGAQFTQNATYVTFVGTYYQGRRDIVDSHRTLFAKFLKGTQLADEILDVRFYGPSTAVVTGRGDSYKGSRPKKLTKVQTYTLVREPDGQWRIAAFHNTKRKPLMEAISFKAAPALVPASQK; from the coding sequence ATGCCCACTACGGACGACCGGAATGCCGTGACCACGGTGATCGCCTCCCTCATCGACGCCTGGCGACGCCACGACGCCGACGCGTACGGAGCGCAGTTCACGCAGAACGCCACCTACGTCACCTTCGTCGGCACGTACTACCAGGGCCGCCGCGACATCGTTGACAGCCACCGGACGCTGTTCGCGAAATTCCTCAAGGGCACCCAGCTCGCCGACGAGATCCTGGACGTCCGCTTCTACGGTCCAAGCACCGCCGTGGTCACCGGCCGCGGTGACAGCTACAAGGGCAGCAGGCCAAAGAAGCTGACCAAGGTCCAGACCTACACCCTGGTCCGGGAGCCGGACGGCCAGTGGCGCATCGCGGCCTTCCATAACACCAAGCGCAAGCCGCTCATGGAGGCCATCTCCTTCAAGGCCGCCCCCGCTCTCGTCCCGGCATCCCAGAAGTGA
- a CDS encoding S9 family peptidase has protein sequence MAQRETISVEEFFGPPPRAKVTLSPDGSQLAYLAPWKNRLNVWIESVDAPGDAQCVSTEDRGVVSYHWTRDPRWLLYTRDQGGDENLHLYRVDLADADAPAVNLTPYPGVRTMGLDLPAGKPGTVITQLNLRDRAEFDLVELDIATGTLTTLAQMPGSNVEGWLYGERELFALATTAGGDIELSRRDGATGALDPVALFDGGDAPLGVYPMEVTPDGTGVWVGSHRGSDRLRLARLDLATGQEEEVDSHPRYDLDTRARVFPALPSPLIRSRRSGELLGVRYLGERQVIHALDPHFAAVLENLEKLSDGDLAGLSSDESGQRWVAGFTHDRAPGATYLYDHTTGESRLLHRAKPDLDPGSLAPMRPVTITSRDGLTLPSYLTLPVGIQPSRLPLVLFVHGGPWTRDSWGFNPAAQLFANRGCAVLQVNFRGSTGYGKAFTRAGIGEFAGKMHDDLIDGVRWAVEQGYADPDRVAIMGGSYGGYASLVGVTFTPDVFAAAVDVVGVSDLANFMRSQPDFVKPMLVYNWYTYVGDPADPEQEADMLARSPISRVDRIRTPLMVVHGANDARVVLAESDRLVEALRARSVPVEYIVMEDEGHAIENPENVIALYTAAERFLAEHLGFEAHKA, from the coding sequence ATGGCACAGCGGGAGACCATCTCCGTCGAGGAGTTCTTCGGACCGCCGCCCCGTGCGAAGGTCACCCTCTCGCCGGACGGCAGTCAGTTGGCGTACCTGGCGCCCTGGAAGAACCGCTTGAACGTCTGGATCGAGAGTGTCGATGCACCGGGCGACGCGCAGTGCGTGAGTACCGAGGACCGCGGAGTGGTGAGCTACCACTGGACCCGTGACCCGCGGTGGCTGCTGTACACCCGTGACCAGGGCGGCGACGAGAACCTGCACCTCTACCGCGTCGACCTGGCGGACGCGGACGCCCCCGCGGTGAACCTCACGCCCTACCCCGGGGTACGGACCATGGGCCTGGACCTGCCGGCCGGGAAGCCCGGCACGGTGATCACCCAGCTGAACCTGCGCGACAGGGCCGAGTTCGACCTGGTCGAACTGGACATCGCCACCGGCACCCTCACGACCCTCGCCCAGATGCCCGGCAGCAATGTCGAGGGCTGGCTGTACGGCGAGCGCGAACTGTTCGCGCTGGCGACGACGGCCGGCGGCGACATCGAGCTGTCACGGCGGGACGGCGCGACGGGCGCGCTGGACCCAGTGGCGCTGTTCGACGGCGGCGACGCTCCCCTGGGGGTCTACCCCATGGAGGTCACCCCGGACGGCACCGGGGTGTGGGTGGGTTCGCACCGCGGGAGCGACCGGCTCCGCCTGGCCCGGCTCGACCTGGCCACCGGCCAGGAGGAAGAGGTTGACTCCCACCCGCGGTACGACCTGGACACCCGCGCACGAGTCTTCCCCGCCCTGCCCTCCCCACTGATCCGCAGCCGACGCTCGGGTGAGCTGCTCGGGGTCCGTTACCTCGGGGAGCGACAGGTGATCCATGCTCTGGACCCGCACTTCGCCGCTGTACTGGAGAACCTGGAGAAGCTGTCCGACGGCGATCTCGCCGGTCTTTCCAGCGACGAGAGCGGACAGCGGTGGGTGGCCGGCTTCACCCACGACCGCGCCCCCGGGGCCACCTACCTCTACGACCACACCACGGGAGAGAGCCGCCTGCTCCACCGGGCGAAGCCGGACCTCGACCCCGGGTCGCTCGCCCCGATGCGACCGGTGACGATCACCTCCCGCGACGGCCTGACGCTTCCCTCGTACCTGACGCTGCCGGTCGGCATCCAGCCGTCCCGGCTGCCGCTGGTGCTGTTCGTCCACGGCGGCCCCTGGACCCGGGACAGCTGGGGCTTCAACCCCGCCGCGCAGCTCTTCGCCAACCGCGGCTGTGCGGTCCTTCAGGTCAACTTCCGGGGCTCCACCGGGTACGGCAAGGCGTTCACCAGGGCCGGTATCGGGGAGTTCGCGGGCAAGATGCACGACGATCTCATCGACGGCGTGCGGTGGGCGGTCGAGCAGGGGTACGCCGACCCGGACCGCGTGGCGATCATGGGTGGCTCCTACGGCGGGTACGCGTCACTGGTCGGCGTCACCTTCACCCCGGACGTCTTCGCCGCCGCCGTTGACGTAGTCGGCGTCTCGGACCTGGCCAACTTCATGCGCAGCCAGCCCGACTTCGTCAAACCGATGCTCGTCTACAACTGGTACACCTACGTCGGCGACCCGGCCGACCCGGAGCAGGAGGCCGACATGCTGGCCCGCTCCCCGATCAGCCGCGTCGACCGGATCCGCACCCCGCTGATGGTGGTGCACGGCGCCAACGACGCCCGTGTCGTCCTCGCCGAATCCGACCGGCTCGTCGAGGCCCTGCGCGCACGAAGCGTCCCCGTCGAGTACATCGTCATGGAGGACGAGGGCCACGCCATCGAGAACCCGGAGAACGTGATCGCCCTCTACACCGCGGCGGAACGCTTCTTGGCCGAACACCTGGGCTTCGAGGCCCACAAGGCATGA
- a CDS encoding MarR family winged helix-turn-helix transcriptional regulator, with translation MADPTPVDEHLVFRQYLDAVGLHGMAGAEAVGLGASEWYALSQIALEGTLTSGELAACTGLTTGATTRLIDRLERAGFVRRAADPDDRRKVVVEPVADSLDQIEKVVGPARRQIAEVLSRYTPDQRAVLFDYFAHAAPAFRAATEEIRDAAAPGRQRKGGAAARRS, from the coding sequence ATGGCAGACCCGACGCCGGTAGATGAGCACTTGGTCTTCCGTCAGTACCTCGACGCTGTGGGACTCCATGGCATGGCCGGTGCGGAAGCGGTGGGGCTCGGCGCCTCCGAGTGGTATGCGCTCAGCCAGATCGCTTTGGAAGGCACGCTCACCTCGGGAGAACTGGCCGCGTGTACCGGTCTCACCACCGGGGCGACAACCCGCCTGATCGACCGCCTGGAGCGAGCCGGATTCGTCCGCCGGGCTGCCGATCCGGATGATCGACGCAAGGTCGTCGTCGAGCCGGTGGCCGACTCCCTTGACCAGATTGAGAAGGTGGTCGGGCCTGCCCGGCGTCAGATCGCCGAGGTTCTCAGTCGATACACGCCGGACCAACGCGCTGTTCTCTTCGACTACTTCGCTCACGCCGCCCCTGCTTTCCGTGCGGCCACCGAGGAGATCCGGGACGCAGCAGCACCCGGTCGTCAGCGCAAGGGAGGCGCGGCGGCTCGCCGTTCGTGA
- a CDS encoding serine hydrolase domain-containing protein → MNWDEQGNWGSKGAWGARDSAGQKLDIAHWQARLDTLRAEHHVPAASLAVLVDRTIHELASGVLHRGTGVEATTDSVFQMGSIAKIYTASLIMRLAESGELDLDAPVVEVLPEFSAADPDATKVITTRQLLSHTSGLTCDFTHDSGRGDDCLAKYVEAARDVALDCPPGTALSYSSVGYNVLGRIIEVVTGKVWDKALEDLLLTPLSLTHTMTLPEQALRFRAAMGHLGEAGQDPDPAPAWDLMPRSAGPYGRVIATAGDVVRLAQMHLNGGLAQDGTRVLSEETVALMQQRVVESPDKWTVSADGWGLGWTLYDWDGVQGYGHDGASIGQYGYLRVVPSAGVAVALLTNGGGARELYAALYRELLADLAGVTMPAPFAPPAEPPVVDLAPLLGTYRREGVVITVTERDGAGHAVYEFVDGMKDFSEPLEIDLLPVTESVFAGTGVGAAFSEDYMPVVFSALQDGTGCVYVGMRCGPKIA, encoded by the coding sequence GTGAACTGGGATGAACAGGGCAACTGGGGGAGCAAGGGCGCCTGGGGAGCGCGGGACTCGGCGGGCCAGAAATTGGACATTGCCCACTGGCAGGCCCGTCTGGACACCTTGCGTGCCGAGCATCACGTCCCCGCCGCGTCACTGGCGGTTCTCGTCGACCGGACCATCCACGAGCTGGCCAGTGGCGTGCTGCATCGCGGCACGGGAGTGGAGGCGACGACCGATTCGGTCTTCCAGATGGGCTCCATCGCCAAGATCTACACAGCCTCTCTGATCATGCGGCTCGCCGAATCAGGTGAACTGGACCTGGACGCACCGGTCGTGGAGGTCCTGCCGGAGTTCTCCGCCGCCGACCCCGACGCGACCAAGGTGATCACCACGCGCCAGCTGCTCAGCCACACCAGTGGCCTCACCTGCGACTTCACCCATGACAGCGGACGCGGCGACGACTGCCTCGCCAAGTACGTCGAGGCTGCGAGGGACGTGGCGCTCGACTGCCCGCCCGGCACCGCGCTCTCGTACAGCAGCGTCGGGTACAACGTCCTCGGCCGGATTATCGAAGTCGTGACCGGCAAGGTGTGGGACAAGGCACTGGAGGACCTGCTCCTCACTCCGCTCAGCCTCACGCACACCATGACGCTGCCCGAACAAGCGCTGCGGTTCCGTGCGGCGATGGGGCACCTGGGTGAGGCGGGCCAGGATCCGGACCCCGCGCCGGCCTGGGACCTGATGCCGCGCTCGGCAGGACCTTACGGCAGGGTCATCGCCACAGCCGGGGACGTCGTCCGGCTCGCACAGATGCACCTCAACGGCGGCCTCGCGCAGGACGGCACGCGCGTGCTGTCCGAGGAAACCGTCGCGCTGATGCAACAGCGCGTGGTTGAGTCACCCGACAAGTGGACGGTCAGCGCCGACGGCTGGGGGTTGGGCTGGACCCTGTACGACTGGGACGGCGTCCAGGGATACGGCCACGACGGCGCATCGATCGGACAGTACGGCTACCTGCGCGTGGTCCCCTCGGCGGGCGTCGCGGTCGCCCTGCTTACCAATGGCGGTGGGGCGCGCGAGCTGTATGCGGCCCTTTACCGGGAACTGCTCGCCGACCTGGCCGGCGTGACGATGCCTGCGCCCTTCGCCCCTCCGGCCGAGCCGCCGGTGGTTGACCTCGCACCGCTCCTCGGCACGTACAGGCGCGAGGGTGTGGTCATCACTGTGACCGAACGGGACGGTGCGGGACACGCGGTGTACGAGTTCGTCGACGGAATGAAGGACTTCTCCGAGCCCTTGGAAATCGATCTGCTACCGGTGACGGAGTCGGTGTTCGCCGGCACGGGAGTGGGTGCCGCATTCAGCGAGGATTACATGCCCGTGGTCTTCTCCGCCCTGCAGGACGGCACAGGCTGCGTCTACGTCGGTATGCGCTGTGGCCCCAAGATCGCCTAA
- a CDS encoding GOLPH3/VPS74 family protein: MPQTLPQRLYLLCYTVDQGKFQLDNLQGRGQLLRAGALTELARDGLLDATGGKVIRRPGKAPEDSFTAAVWCDLPDNKPKGWLQFLHNKAHTAETPVRDQLAATGEVTVSRGKVMGLIPTDRVTVTHTQEVRALQERVRDTVLSEADPATVPLDELAMAVLATELEVTCVWSRGDRRTHNQALKALAARFDEIVPGLRKALRDSYLSSRAVGGGWSA, from the coding sequence ATGCCCCAGACACTGCCGCAACGTCTGTATCTGCTCTGCTACACCGTGGACCAGGGCAAGTTCCAGCTCGACAACTTGCAGGGCCGCGGCCAGTTGCTGCGTGCCGGCGCCCTGACCGAGCTGGCACGCGACGGACTGCTCGACGCCACGGGAGGCAAGGTCATCCGGAGGCCCGGGAAGGCGCCGGAGGACTCCTTCACCGCCGCGGTGTGGTGCGATCTGCCCGACAACAAGCCAAAGGGCTGGCTCCAGTTCCTACACAACAAGGCCCACACCGCCGAGACGCCCGTCCGCGACCAGCTCGCCGCCACGGGAGAGGTCACCGTCTCCCGCGGCAAGGTGATGGGACTCATCCCGACCGACCGCGTCACCGTCACCCACACGCAGGAGGTGCGCGCCCTCCAGGAGCGCGTACGCGACACGGTGCTCAGCGAGGCCGACCCGGCGACGGTCCCGCTGGATGAGCTGGCCATGGCCGTGCTCGCCACCGAGCTCGAAGTGACCTGCGTATGGAGCCGAGGAGACCGCCGCACCCACAACCAGGCGCTCAAAGCGCTCGCCGCGCGGTTCGACGAGATCGTTCCCGGCTTGCGCAAGGCGCTGCGCGACTCGTACCTGTCGAGCCGGGCCGTCGGCGGCGGCTGGAGCGCCTGA